In Myxococcales bacterium, a genomic segment contains:
- a CDS encoding Hpt domain-containing protein: MDYSKPAFILHEALTRAAGDADLLKEAIGILLEDAPLQLRTLRDAYGAHDLQTVQRLAHGLQGAVANLGASSMAAGLRDLSHAARDKREDAIDPLLDRAHRDWTALERELRTWVASP, translated from the coding sequence GTGGACTACAGCAAGCCCGCGTTCATTCTCCACGAAGCGTTGACGCGCGCCGCCGGCGACGCTGACCTCTTGAAGGAGGCCATTGGCATTCTCCTCGAAGATGCGCCGCTACAGCTTCGCACGCTGCGCGACGCCTACGGCGCGCACGACCTGCAGACCGTGCAGCGCCTCGCCCACGGCCTCCAGGGCGCCGTGGCGAACCTCGGCGCCAGCTCCATGGCCGCTGGCCTTCGCGATCTCTCACACGCGGCCCGCGACAAGCGTGAGGACGCCATCGACCCGCTGCTCGATCGCGCACACCGCGACTGGACCGCTCTTGAACGAGAGCTTCGCACCTGGGTGGCGAGTCCATGA
- a CDS encoding diguanylate cyclase, with product MKVLVVEDDVTTRLLLSGTLRKWGYEVTTCADGEDAWEEVKKRETRLVITDWEMPRLDGAGLCKRIRTQLGSTYVYVLLLTNYKDADHIVQGLSAGADDFISKPFNPLELQARMAVGQRILLLQDDLVEKHRELERLNQQLARIAATDALTQLGNRRSFDEALARAHSLALRHGRAYGVLMADLDHFKSINDRFGHAIGDKVLAEVSAAFRNATRSEDELFRYGGEEIVILTREQTTAGLTSLCDRLTTAAAAVRITAADHVPVAITVSVGAALYDGRERVEGVALVGRADDALYQAKHAGRNRFVLWDETPAT from the coding sequence ATGAAGGTGCTTGTCGTCGAGGACGACGTCACCACACGCCTCCTGCTCAGCGGCACGCTGCGGAAGTGGGGCTACGAGGTGACGACGTGCGCCGACGGCGAAGACGCTTGGGAGGAGGTGAAGAAGCGAGAGACTCGCCTCGTCATCACCGACTGGGAGATGCCTCGCCTCGACGGCGCAGGACTCTGCAAACGGATTCGTACGCAGCTCGGCTCGACCTACGTCTACGTGCTTCTTTTGACGAACTACAAAGACGCCGATCACATCGTGCAAGGGCTGAGCGCCGGCGCCGACGATTTCATCTCCAAGCCCTTCAATCCGCTCGAACTGCAAGCGCGGATGGCGGTCGGTCAGCGCATCCTGCTCTTGCAGGATGACTTGGTGGAGAAGCACCGCGAGCTCGAACGCCTCAATCAACAACTGGCGCGCATCGCGGCGACCGACGCGCTCACGCAACTCGGCAACCGCCGAAGCTTCGATGAAGCGCTCGCGCGAGCCCACTCGCTCGCGCTTCGTCACGGCCGCGCCTACGGCGTCCTGATGGCCGACCTCGATCACTTCAAGAGCATCAACGATCGCTTCGGCCACGCCATCGGCGACAAGGTCCTCGCAGAAGTGTCGGCCGCCTTTCGCAACGCCACGCGGAGCGAAGACGAGCTCTTTCGCTACGGTGGCGAGGAGATCGTCATCCTCACGCGGGAGCAGACGACGGCGGGCCTCACCTCCTTATGCGATCGGCTGACGACGGCGGCCGCGGCCGTGAGGATCACGGCGGCGGACCACGTGCCGGTCGCGATCACGGTGAGCGTGGGCGCTGCGCTCTACGACGGCCGAGAGCGCGTAGAAGGCGTCGCGCTGGTGGGCCGCGCCGACGACGCGCTCTATCAAGCCAAACACGCGGGGCGAAACCGCTTCGTCCTCTGGGACGAGACGCCCGCGACTTAG
- a CDS encoding response regulator — MTRSSAPDNSPVPEDGPATVLVVDPDGVSRRFVEGALSKAGNFAVETVEDAAGAIDILRNQLVDLIITETDLRDMNGVQLVRRLAQESRLRNIPVVFLSADSRVTTKVLALRAGADDFLVKPCDQAELVARVDAQIGRQRRVRDAWRRRAYNLAGDFSAIAFPDLVVILEMGRRTGTLAVGTRRAVGEVFFNEGRVVHAVYGNLVGSEAFFKLMAEGQGQFEFLPGPCEVTVDSFTIEESVTGLIMEGARLLDTERHSQQLTGAPVRTTHRPPRPSLGGDAELVSPLTPTRLVAAQFELGVGDGFTLGELRLFTYEELAKWTRVEGGRDRLHVLFLADLAAGVSAMLSIAAPPTEKWVLGSLSEKSKAFGLSFFLRHERLVDIVLVDVRNPNAFRAHLHRVPSFVLIAPPDGDFLAVGTKARVDLEGWLRHFIPPSTLWVGNAALEGNVSELSAIQDGGSAVRVVQGELGVGHAELRNLLVDGIKLWGRGASGAKT, encoded by the coding sequence ATGACGAGGTCGTCAGCCCCTGACAATTCGCCGGTGCCTGAGGATGGCCCGGCGACCGTCCTCGTCGTGGATCCTGACGGTGTCTCAAGACGTTTCGTCGAAGGCGCCCTTTCGAAGGCGGGAAATTTTGCCGTTGAGACTGTCGAAGACGCCGCCGGCGCCATCGATATCCTCCGCAATCAGCTCGTCGACCTCATCATCACCGAGACCGACCTCCGCGATATGAACGGGGTTCAGCTCGTGCGCCGCTTGGCGCAAGAGAGCCGCCTCCGGAACATCCCTGTCGTCTTCCTCTCCGCCGACAGTCGCGTGACCACGAAGGTGCTCGCACTGCGTGCCGGCGCCGACGACTTCCTCGTCAAGCCCTGCGATCAGGCGGAGCTCGTGGCCCGCGTCGACGCGCAAATTGGGCGCCAGCGGCGCGTCCGCGACGCATGGCGACGCCGCGCCTACAACCTCGCCGGCGACTTCTCCGCCATCGCGTTCCCTGACCTCGTCGTTATCCTCGAGATGGGGCGACGAACCGGCACGCTCGCCGTTGGCACCCGCCGCGCCGTCGGCGAAGTCTTCTTCAACGAAGGCCGCGTCGTTCACGCGGTCTACGGAAATCTCGTGGGCTCCGAGGCGTTCTTCAAGCTCATGGCCGAGGGCCAAGGACAGTTCGAGTTCTTGCCCGGGCCCTGCGAAGTGACCGTCGACTCCTTCACCATCGAGGAGTCCGTCACGGGCCTCATCATGGAGGGCGCTCGCCTCCTCGACACGGAACGTCACTCGCAACAGCTCACCGGCGCTCCCGTGCGCACGACGCATCGACCGCCGCGCCCCTCGCTTGGCGGCGACGCCGAGCTCGTGTCACCGCTCACGCCAACGCGCCTCGTTGCGGCGCAGTTCGAGCTCGGCGTCGGCGATGGCTTCACCCTCGGTGAGCTGCGCCTCTTCACCTACGAAGAGCTCGCCAAGTGGACTCGCGTCGAAGGCGGACGCGACCGACTGCACGTGCTCTTTCTCGCCGATCTTGCCGCCGGTGTCTCCGCGATGCTCTCGATCGCAGCGCCGCCGACGGAGAAGTGGGTCTTGGGGAGCTTGTCCGAGAAGAGCAAGGCCTTCGGCCTCTCCTTCTTCCTGCGTCACGAACGCCTCGTCGACATCGTGCTCGTCGACGTGCGCAACCCCAACGCGTTTCGGGCGCACCTCCACCGCGTCCCTTCGTTCGTGCTCATCGCGCCGCCCGACGGTGACTTCCTCGCCGTGGGCACCAAGGCGCGCGTCGACCTTGAAGGCTGGCTCCGCCACTTCATCCCGCCGTCGACGCTGTGGGTTGGCAATGCGGCGCTCGAGGGCAACGTGAGCGAGCTGTCGGCCATCCAGGACGGCGGCTCCGCCGTGCGCGTGGTGCAAGGGGAGCTTGGCGTCGGCCACGCCGAGCTTCGCAACCTGCTGGTCGACGGCATCAAGCTCTGGGGTCGCGGCGCGAGCGGAGCGAAGACGTGA
- a CDS encoding (2Fe-2S)-binding protein: protein MGKTLVCRCEDVTLHELEEAIARGHDDLESLKRYTGFGTGWCQGKSCVALCAGLLAARGGSAGLPITPRPPFHPVCLADLAGLAAVADDDATKGREPV from the coding sequence GTGGGAAAAACGCTGGTTTGTCGCTGCGAGGACGTGACGCTTCACGAGCTCGAAGAGGCCATCGCGCGCGGCCACGACGATCTCGAGTCCCTCAAGCGCTACACGGGTTTCGGGACCGGCTGGTGCCAGGGCAAGTCCTGCGTCGCTCTGTGCGCTGGGCTCCTCGCAGCGCGCGGTGGCTCCGCTGGCCTGCCCATCACGCCGAGGCCGCCGTTCCATCCGGTGTGCCTCGCGGATCTCGCAGGCCTCGCAGCCGTGGCCGACGACGACGCCACCAAGGGTCGCGAGCCGGTTTAG
- a CDS encoding gliding-motility protein MglA, whose amino-acid sequence MSFINYMAREINCKLVYYGPGLCGKTTNLQYIYERTNPDAKGKMISLATETERTLFFDFLPLSLGEIRGFKTRFHLYTVPGQVFYDASRKLILKGVDGVVFVADSQVERTEANLESVENLRTNLAEQGYSLDKIPYCVQYNKRDLPNAVTVEELRQMLNTTNVPDFEAVARTGVGVFDTLKAIAKLVLTELKKGGGG is encoded by the coding sequence ATGAGTTTCATCAACTACATGGCCAGGGAGATCAACTGCAAGTTGGTCTACTACGGGCCCGGTCTTTGCGGAAAGACCACCAATCTCCAGTACATCTACGAACGCACCAATCCGGATGCGAAGGGGAAGATGATCAGCCTCGCGACGGAAACGGAGCGAACGCTGTTCTTCGACTTCCTGCCGCTGTCGCTCGGTGAAATCCGCGGGTTCAAGACGCGCTTTCACCTCTACACGGTGCCCGGGCAAGTCTTCTACGACGCCTCGCGGAAGCTGATCCTGAAGGGCGTCGACGGCGTCGTCTTCGTCGCCGACTCCCAAGTCGAGCGCACCGAGGCAAACCTCGAGTCGGTCGAGAACTTGCGCACGAACCTCGCGGAGCAGGGCTACTCGCTCGACAAGATTCCGTACTGCGTGCAGTACAACAAGCGCGACCTCCCGAACGCCGTGACCGTCGAAGAGCTCCGCCAGATGCTGAACACGACCAACGTGCCCGACTTCGAGGCCGTTGCGCGCACCGGCGTAGGCGTCTTCGACACGCTCAAGGCCATCGCGAAGCTCGTCCTCACGGAGCTCAAAAAGGGCGGCGGCGGCTGA
- a CDS encoding serine/threonine protein kinase — MDPNIQGGARAAIERVSQPLGTEQESGGQDSVESLGESVDESQRIEGSLHGLFRSDIVRPREVTLAALLPIDPVLPTDAFVLPASTYSPAEVLTAAPPVTPEMRPKSIASLARRKKKATDKTRPRTAVAPVETDLPGVGAIIDKYRIEELLGTGGFAAVFRATHLLLHMPVALKLLRSKVVRKNPELADRLCEEARFAAKINHPNVVRVFDVTHTKNITYVVMEYIEGRTLSKAISSDGPLPPAALLRVALDVAVGLKAGLAQGLIHRDIKPANIMLAKDGMTKIVDLGLATPTTIDPSSLDRVRRTVVGTRGYMAPEAVSQPDKVDFRVDVYALGVTMLHGATGKPPFSTERDRTTGRKARYEPVTIPDTIPGYAHEFVDVVRWMLDQEAGKRPATYDLLIDRLRSLQAKLGS; from the coding sequence ATGGATCCGAACATTCAAGGCGGCGCCCGGGCAGCCATCGAACGCGTCTCGCAGCCGCTGGGCACGGAGCAAGAGTCCGGCGGCCAAGACTCGGTGGAGTCGCTCGGCGAGTCCGTCGACGAGTCGCAACGGATCGAGGGGAGCCTGCACGGTCTCTTTCGTTCGGACATTGTCCGCCCGCGTGAGGTGACGCTCGCGGCGCTCCTGCCCATCGACCCTGTCCTGCCGACCGATGCCTTCGTGCTGCCCGCGTCGACCTACTCGCCGGCGGAGGTGCTCACGGCAGCGCCGCCGGTTACGCCGGAGATGCGGCCCAAGAGCATCGCATCGCTGGCGCGTCGAAAGAAGAAGGCAACCGACAAGACGCGCCCCCGGACCGCGGTCGCGCCCGTCGAGACGGACCTCCCCGGCGTCGGCGCGATCATCGACAAGTACCGCATCGAAGAGCTCCTCGGGACCGGGGGCTTCGCCGCAGTCTTCCGCGCGACCCACCTGCTCTTGCACATGCCTGTGGCCTTGAAGCTTCTTCGCTCGAAGGTCGTGCGAAAGAACCCCGAGCTGGCCGACCGCCTCTGCGAAGAGGCTCGCTTCGCGGCGAAGATCAATCACCCCAACGTCGTTCGCGTCTTCGATGTCACGCACACGAAGAACATCACCTACGTCGTCATGGAATACATCGAGGGCCGAACGCTCTCGAAGGCGATCTCCAGCGACGGTCCGCTGCCTCCCGCAGCGCTCCTGCGCGTCGCGCTCGACGTGGCCGTGGGGCTCAAGGCGGGCCTGGCGCAAGGCCTCATCCACCGGGACATCAAGCCCGCGAACATCATGCTCGCCAAAGACGGCATGACCAAGATCGTCGACCTCGGTCTCGCCACTCCGACGACGATCGATCCGAGCTCCCTCGATCGCGTGCGCCGCACCGTCGTCGGCACGCGCGGCTACATGGCGCCGGAAGCCGTCTCCCAGCCTGACAAGGTCGACTTCCGGGTCGACGTCTACGCGTTGGGCGTCACGATGCTGCACGGCGCCACCGGCAAGCCTCCCTTCTCGACGGAGCGCGACCGCACCACGGGCCGCAAGGCGCGCTACGAGCCGGTCACCATTCCCGACACGATCCCGGGCTACGCGCACGAGTTCGTCGACGTCGTGCGCTGGATGCTCGACCAAGAGGCCGGCAAGCGCCCCGCGACCTACGATCTCCTGATCGACCGACTCCGCAGTCTCCAGGCGAAGCTCGGCAGTTAA
- a CDS encoding class D beta-lactamase, with product MRRRTAARLVLFGALTVATGCVALGRTPPPHRGESWAQERTDEGARALFAEAGVEGAFVVLDERRAVRTVVNGEEAATRHVPASTFKIASTLIGLETGVIAGEHFSLPWDGREHAIAAWNGNHDLRSAIRHSVVWFYQEVARRVGAARMRHWLNAFDYGDKNMGGAVDTFWLDDTLHISPREQVEFLRRLHARELPVKDEHAALTVKLLVSEEWPTPDGPASIRAKTGWSTEGDRAVLWLVGFVERGMDRYTFATLLLCPKAAADEKAALRWSLSKRLLVRAGALPVLPKRDGCELPCEK from the coding sequence ATGCGCCGCCGCACCGCCGCACGGCTCGTTCTCTTTGGCGCTCTGACGGTCGCGACCGGTTGCGTGGCCCTCGGGCGAACGCCGCCGCCGCACCGGGGCGAGTCTTGGGCACAGGAACGAACCGACGAAGGGGCGCGCGCGCTCTTCGCGGAGGCCGGTGTCGAAGGTGCGTTCGTCGTGCTCGACGAACGTCGCGCCGTGCGCACGGTCGTCAACGGCGAGGAGGCCGCAACGAGGCACGTGCCCGCGTCGACCTTCAAGATCGCCAGCACGCTCATCGGCCTCGAGACCGGCGTCATTGCCGGCGAACACTTTTCGCTGCCCTGGGACGGCCGCGAGCACGCCATCGCCGCGTGGAACGGAAACCACGATCTCAGAAGCGCCATCCGGCACTCGGTCGTGTGGTTCTATCAAGAGGTGGCTCGGCGCGTCGGCGCGGCGCGCATGAGGCACTGGCTCAACGCCTTTGACTACGGCGACAAGAACATGGGCGGCGCCGTCGATACGTTCTGGCTCGATGACACCCTTCACATCTCGCCGCGCGAACAGGTCGAGTTCCTACGCCGCCTCCACGCCCGCGAGCTTCCCGTCAAGGACGAGCACGCGGCCTTGACGGTGAAGCTCCTCGTCTCCGAAGAGTGGCCGACGCCCGACGGTCCGGCGAGCATTCGCGCAAAGACCGGCTGGTCCACCGAGGGCGACCGCGCCGTCCTTTGGCTCGTAGGCTTCGTCGAACGCGGCATGGATCGCTACACCTTCGCGACGCTGCTGCTCTGCCCGAAGGCCGCTGCCGACGAGAAGGCGGCGCTCAGGTGGTCTCTCTCGAAGCGCCTCTTGGTGCGCGCCGGCGCGCTCCCCGTCTTGCCGAAGCGTGACGGATGCGAACTTCCATGCGAGAAATAG
- the queD gene encoding 6-carboxytetrahydropterin synthase QueD: MNVRLVHEFRFESAHYLPKVPPGHKCMRLHGHSFKVELSVDGPVNPETGWFLDFGELYKLWSPLHDVLDHNYLNDVPGLENPTSENLAKWIWDKLLPSLPSLAQVTVFETCDARCEYRGG, encoded by the coding sequence ATGAACGTCAGGCTCGTCCACGAGTTCCGCTTCGAATCCGCCCACTACCTCCCCAAGGTTCCGCCGGGGCACAAGTGCATGCGGCTTCATGGCCATTCCTTCAAAGTTGAGCTGTCGGTCGACGGCCCCGTGAACCCGGAGACCGGCTGGTTTCTCGACTTTGGCGAGCTCTACAAGCTCTGGAGCCCGCTCCACGACGTGCTCGACCACAACTACTTGAACGACGTTCCCGGCCTGGAGAACCCGACGAGCGAGAACCTCGCCAAGTGGATTTGGGACAAGCTCTTGCCGAGTCTGCCGTCGCTCGCCCAGGTCACCGTCTTCGAGACGTGCGACGCGCGGTGCGAGTACCGCGGAGGCTGA
- a CDS encoding glycosyltransferase family 39 protein, whose product MSDDPKDAASVDEPKSEQTEGAAPEAATSGSEEAPVTATSTSTSTSTSTSTSTSTSTSASSWWVLPPAIGWRDHVIGATFAVVLVAWLLSTARGLGFARDEGFYFYSASSYAGWFEELFKNGKSAMEQGVVDRYWSANHEHPSLMKSLFALSWMFLHKKHAIFADASTAFRFPGMAMAGFALWITYIFGARLFSRPAGAVAAALLALMPHLFYNAHLACFDVPIVTMWLLSVYVFYRSSQTGTFAWAIAAGVVYGLTLETKHNAWILPAVFVPHVLFTYARGFMGGPKPAAKVPWNLIAMATVGPLVFRALWPWIWFDTEARVTEYVNFHVNHEYYNIEFLGRNYFGPPSPPLYAPLLILASVPTVTILLFLLGAADRTRDSITALKAFFASKEGRKDAGPHDAAADLLLALAFSAPLAVFFLPKTPIFGGTKHWMPAYPFLALFAGRGFALACGAVRQLMAERPRWEPHAKVAPWALALAAISGPFFITRHSHPFGLSTYVPLVGGTAGGADLGLNRQFWGYTTESLGPWLQANAPKHAAIFIHDTAWQSWERLLAEKRLRPDLRGVGSPTEALFSIVHHELHMNEVDYSIWAAYETVSPVYILAHDGVPIISLYRRK is encoded by the coding sequence ATGAGCGACGATCCGAAAGACGCGGCGTCTGTGGACGAGCCGAAGAGCGAACAGACGGAGGGCGCCGCACCCGAGGCTGCGACCTCGGGCTCCGAAGAAGCCCCAGTCACCGCGACCTCGACCTCGACCTCGACCTCGACCTCGACCTCGACCTCGACCTCGACCTCGACCTCCGCCTCCTCGTGGTGGGTTCTCCCGCCCGCCATCGGTTGGCGCGATCACGTCATCGGGGCGACTTTCGCCGTCGTGCTCGTGGCGTGGCTCTTGTCGACGGCGCGGGGTCTCGGGTTTGCGCGTGACGAGGGGTTCTACTTCTACTCGGCGTCGAGTTACGCGGGCTGGTTCGAGGAGCTCTTCAAGAACGGCAAGAGCGCCATGGAGCAGGGCGTCGTCGATCGGTATTGGTCGGCGAACCACGAACACCCGTCGCTCATGAAGAGCCTCTTCGCGCTCTCGTGGATGTTCCTCCACAAGAAGCACGCGATCTTCGCCGACGCGAGCACGGCCTTTCGCTTCCCGGGCATGGCCATGGCGGGCTTCGCTTTGTGGATCACCTACATCTTCGGCGCGCGGCTGTTCTCACGGCCCGCCGGTGCCGTCGCGGCGGCGCTCTTGGCGCTGATGCCCCACCTCTTCTACAACGCGCACCTCGCGTGTTTCGACGTGCCCATCGTCACGATGTGGCTGCTCTCCGTCTACGTGTTCTATCGGAGCAGCCAGACGGGAACGTTCGCCTGGGCCATCGCCGCCGGCGTCGTCTACGGGCTCACCCTCGAGACGAAGCACAACGCATGGATCTTGCCGGCGGTCTTCGTGCCGCACGTGCTCTTCACCTACGCGCGCGGCTTTATGGGCGGCCCAAAGCCCGCCGCGAAGGTGCCCTGGAACCTCATCGCGATGGCCACCGTGGGGCCGCTGGTCTTTCGCGCGCTCTGGCCGTGGATCTGGTTCGACACGGAGGCGCGCGTCACCGAGTACGTGAACTTCCACGTCAACCACGAGTATTACAACATCGAGTTTTTGGGCCGGAACTACTTCGGACCGCCGTCGCCGCCGCTCTACGCGCCGCTGCTCATCTTGGCGTCGGTGCCCACCGTCACGATCCTCCTCTTCCTCTTGGGCGCCGCCGACCGCACGAGAGACAGCATCACCGCGCTCAAGGCCTTCTTTGCGTCGAAGGAAGGCCGCAAGGACGCGGGACCGCACGACGCGGCCGCCGACCTCCTGCTCGCGCTCGCGTTCTCCGCGCCGCTCGCCGTGTTCTTCCTGCCCAAGACCCCGATCTTCGGCGGCACCAAGCACTGGATGCCGGCCTACCCATTCCTCGCGCTCTTCGCGGGCCGGGGCTTCGCCCTCGCTTGTGGCGCCGTCCGCCAGCTCATGGCCGAGAGGCCTCGGTGGGAGCCCCACGCCAAGGTCGCGCCGTGGGCGCTCGCCCTCGCGGCCATCTCGGGTCCATTCTTCATCACGCGCCACTCGCATCCCTTCGGCCTGTCGACGTACGTGCCCCTCGTCGGTGGCACGGCGGGCGGGGCTGACCTGGGCCTCAATCGCCAGTTTTGGGGCTACACGACGGAGAGCTTGGGGCCGTGGCTCCAAGCCAACGCGCCGAAACACGCCGCCATCTTCATCCACGACACGGCGTGGCAATCCTGGGAGCGCCTCCTCGCCGAGAAGCGCCTGAGGCCCGATCTGCGCGGCGTTGGCAGCCCCACCGAGGCGCTCTTCTCGATCGTTCACCATGAGCTCCACATGAACGAGGTCGACTACTCGATCTGGGCAGCGTACGAGACCGTGAGCCCGGTCTACATCCTCGCCCACGACGGGGTCCCCATCATCAGCCTCTATCGGCGCAAGTAG
- the pap gene encoding polyphosphate:AMP phosphotransferase translates to MFNSANLEHSVDKATFEKEAPKLRAALLQAQYDLADAARFPLLIVIGGVEGAGKSETVNLLNEWMDPRLLSTTAFSEPSDEEAERPVMWRYWRTLPPKGRVGIHFGAWHSAPIVDRVMGRIGRADIDQRIAEILRFERMLSDEGTLLLKFWFHLTKEQQRKRLTTLAKDPETRWRVTETDWKYFRRYDRFARVAENFTRHTSTGECPWIVVAGADARYRSLMVGKTLLAALRERLDEKPVKRLPDRNPPLVPPVDHLNVIRALDLTRAVSKKKYENELSQWQGKLALLTRHKRFKETSVVLVFEGNDAAGKGGAIRRVTGALDARLYSTVPVAAPTEEERAQPYLWRFWRHMPRRRRFVIFDRSWYGRVLVERVEGFCAEADWMRAYSEINDFESDLVRHGMVVAKFWLAIGKDEQQRRFKARERTAFKRHKITAEDWRNRKRWDDYEVAVCDMIDRTSTASSPWTVVEANDKYFARIKILKTIVQALEQRLEG, encoded by the coding sequence ATGTTCAACTCAGCCAACCTCGAGCACTCCGTCGACAAGGCGACCTTTGAAAAGGAAGCGCCCAAGCTCCGCGCGGCGCTCCTCCAAGCTCAATACGATCTCGCCGATGCAGCACGCTTCCCTCTGCTCATCGTCATCGGCGGCGTCGAAGGCGCCGGCAAGAGCGAGACGGTGAACTTGCTCAACGAGTGGATGGATCCGCGGCTGCTCTCGACGACGGCCTTCTCCGAGCCTTCCGACGAAGAGGCGGAGCGTCCCGTCATGTGGCGCTATTGGCGCACGTTGCCACCGAAGGGACGCGTGGGCATCCACTTCGGAGCGTGGCACTCGGCGCCCATCGTCGATCGCGTCATGGGACGCATCGGCCGCGCCGACATCGACCAGCGCATCGCTGAGATCCTCCGCTTCGAGCGCATGCTCAGCGACGAAGGCACGCTGCTTCTCAAGTTTTGGTTTCATCTGACCAAGGAGCAGCAACGAAAACGCCTGACGACGCTCGCGAAAGATCCCGAGACGCGCTGGCGCGTCACGGAGACCGACTGGAAGTACTTCCGTCGCTACGATCGCTTCGCGCGTGTCGCCGAGAACTTCACGCGGCACACGAGCACCGGCGAGTGCCCGTGGATCGTGGTCGCGGGCGCCGACGCCCGTTACCGCTCGCTCATGGTCGGCAAGACGTTGCTCGCCGCGCTTCGCGAGCGCCTCGACGAGAAGCCCGTCAAGCGCCTCCCCGACCGCAACCCTCCGCTGGTGCCGCCGGTCGATCACCTGAACGTCATTCGCGCCCTCGACCTCACGCGAGCCGTTTCCAAGAAGAAGTACGAAAACGAGCTCTCCCAGTGGCAAGGCAAGCTCGCGCTCTTGACGCGTCACAAGCGCTTCAAGGAGACGAGCGTCGTCCTCGTCTTCGAAGGCAACGACGCAGCCGGGAAAGGCGGGGCCATTCGTCGCGTCACGGGCGCCCTCGACGCGCGCCTCTACTCGACGGTGCCGGTGGCGGCGCCCACAGAGGAAGAGCGGGCGCAGCCCTACTTGTGGCGCTTCTGGCGTCACATGCCGCGCCGGCGGCGTTTCGTGATCTTCGACCGCTCTTGGTACGGCCGCGTCCTTGTGGAGCGCGTCGAAGGCTTCTGCGCCGAAGCCGATTGGATGCGAGCCTATTCGGAGATCAACGATTTCGAGTCAGATCTTGTGCGCCACGGCATGGTGGTCGCCAAATTTTGGCTCGCCATCGGCAAGGACGAACAACAGAGGCGCTTCAAGGCCCGCGAACGCACGGCCTTCAAGCGGCACAAGATTACCGCGGAGGATTGGCGCAACCGCAAGCGCTGGGACGACTACGAGGTCGCCGTCTGCGACATGATCGATCGAACGAGCACGGCTTCGTCGCCCTGGACCGTGGTGGAGGCGAACGACAAGTACTTCGCCCGAATCAAGATCTTGAAGACCATCGTTCAGGCGCTCGAGCAACGCCTCGAGGGGTAG
- a CDS encoding roadblock/LC7 domain-containing protein, giving the protein MVNPQMVMYEEEFNQIQAVVDRLVRDANAKVVFIVDKNGQLIAAGGDIDHVDTTSLASLTAGNVAATGGMAKLLKENEFATQFHEGEKANIHIQLVGNRVILVVIFDSRSSLGLVRLRVKKSSEELNRIFEELLKKAQEPADSPFAEISDEDIDNLFSD; this is encoded by the coding sequence ATGGTCAACCCCCAGATGGTGATGTACGAGGAGGAGTTCAATCAGATCCAGGCGGTCGTCGACCGACTGGTTCGCGACGCGAACGCCAAGGTCGTCTTCATCGTCGACAAGAATGGGCAACTCATCGCTGCTGGCGGTGACATCGATCACGTGGACACCACGAGCCTCGCGTCACTGACGGCAGGCAACGTGGCGGCAACGGGAGGCATGGCGAAGCTCCTGAAGGAGAACGAGTTCGCCACCCAGTTCCACGAGGGCGAGAAGGCCAACATCCACATCCAGCTCGTCGGCAACCGGGTCATCCTCGTCGTCATCTTCGACTCCCGCTCGAGCTTGGGCCTGGTCCGGCTCCGCGTGAAGAAGTCCAGCGAGGAGCTCAACCGAATCTTCGAGGAGCTGCTCAAGAAGGCCCAAGAACCCGCCGATTCTCCCTTCGCGGAGATCAGCGACGAGGACATCGACAACCTCTTCAGCGACTGA